A single Paenibacillus sp. FSL R5-0517 DNA region contains:
- a CDS encoding shikimate kinase — MSKSNNIILIGMMGTGKSTVADMLARELGYRLIDVDAAVEKEEGCAIPELFTSKGETYFRDAESRMLCSVLEKKSQVIATGGGVVLRSDNCDVMLENGWVVALTADPAVIVERVSGCDNRPLLAGNAEERIKTIMEERKDAYRFAHYTVDTTELSAAEVTRLILAHYRV, encoded by the coding sequence TTGAGCAAGTCTAACAATATTATTCTCATCGGCATGATGGGAACCGGCAAATCAACCGTCGCTGACATGCTCGCCCGCGAGCTTGGTTACCGATTGATTGATGTGGACGCCGCGGTGGAAAAAGAAGAAGGCTGTGCGATTCCGGAACTGTTCACCAGCAAGGGAGAGACATATTTCCGTGATGCCGAGAGCCGCATGCTGTGTTCGGTACTGGAGAAAAAGTCACAGGTCATAGCGACCGGAGGTGGCGTGGTGCTGCGTTCGGATAATTGTGACGTGATGTTGGAAAATGGTTGGGTTGTTGCTCTGACTGCTGATCCGGCAGTGATTGTGGAGCGTGTTAGCGGCTGCGACAATCGTCCGCTTCTTGCAGGCAATGCAGAGGAACGCATCAAGACGATAATGGAAGAGCGGAAAGACGCATACCGGTTTGCACATTATACGGTGGATACAACCGAGTTATCCGCTGCTGAAGTGACTCGTTTAATTTTAGCGCATTACCGCGTCTAA
- the gndA gene encoding NADP-dependent phosphogluconate dehydrogenase, translating into MTKQQIGVIGLAVMGKNLALNIESKGFSVSVYNRSPEKTNDLLKEAEGKNLTGSFSIEEFVASLESPRKILIMVQAGKATDATIEQLLPHLDEGDIIIDGGNAYFPDTQRRSKELEDKGIRFIGTGVSGGEEGALNGPSIMPGGQESAYKLVEPILTAISAHVGDDPCCTYIGPDGAGHYVKMVHNGIEYGDMQLIGEAYHLLKSVLNVSVEELHAIFTEWNQGELDSYLIEITADIFSKYDPETGKPMVDVILDAAGQKGTGKWTSQSALDLGVPLSMITESVFSRFLSAMKDERVAASKILSGPATEAFSGDKKAFIENVRKALFASKIVSYAQGFAQMRAASDEYGWDLKYGNIAMIFRGGCIIRSQFLQNIKEAYDKDAALKNLLLDPYFQNIVESYQGAWREVVAAAVKQGVPVPGFSSALSYYDSYRTERLPANLLQAQRDYFGAHTFKRVDKEGSFHHNWME; encoded by the coding sequence ATGACAAAACAACAAATTGGCGTGATTGGCCTGGCTGTCATGGGCAAAAATTTGGCCCTTAACATTGAAAGCAAAGGTTTCTCAGTATCGGTATATAACCGTTCCCCCGAGAAAACCAATGATCTTCTGAAAGAAGCTGAAGGTAAAAACCTGACAGGTTCATTCTCCATTGAAGAGTTCGTAGCCTCCCTGGAATCCCCGCGCAAAATTTTGATCATGGTACAAGCAGGCAAAGCGACCGACGCTACCATTGAACAACTGCTTCCTCACCTGGATGAGGGTGATATCATCATCGATGGAGGAAACGCATACTTCCCTGACACGCAACGTCGCAGTAAAGAGTTGGAAGACAAAGGCATTCGCTTCATCGGTACAGGTGTATCCGGTGGTGAAGAAGGCGCACTGAATGGCCCTTCCATCATGCCTGGTGGACAGGAAAGTGCCTATAAACTGGTTGAACCGATCCTGACGGCGATTTCAGCCCATGTCGGTGACGATCCATGTTGTACATATATTGGACCTGATGGTGCCGGACACTATGTGAAAATGGTGCATAACGGTATTGAGTACGGAGATATGCAGTTGATCGGTGAAGCGTACCACTTGCTCAAATCCGTATTGAACGTTTCCGTTGAAGAGCTTCATGCGATCTTTACGGAATGGAATCAAGGAGAGCTGGATAGTTATCTGATCGAAATCACAGCAGATATCTTCTCCAAATATGATCCAGAAACAGGCAAACCAATGGTTGACGTTATTCTGGACGCGGCAGGACAAAAAGGAACTGGTAAATGGACAAGCCAAAGTGCGCTGGATCTCGGCGTTCCATTGTCCATGATTACAGAATCCGTATTCTCCCGTTTCCTGTCTGCCATGAAGGACGAGCGTGTAGCAGCTAGCAAAATCCTGAGTGGACCAGCAACTGAAGCATTCTCTGGCGACAAAAAAGCGTTCATCGAGAACGTTCGTAAAGCATTGTTTGCAAGTAAAATCGTATCCTATGCACAAGGATTTGCACAAATGCGTGCAGCTTCCGATGAGTATGGCTGGGATCTGAAATACGGCAACATTGCCATGATCTTCCGCGGTGGATGTATCATCCGTTCGCAGTTCCTGCAAAACATCAAGGAAGCTTATGATAAAGACGCAGCTCTGAAAAACTTGCTCTTGGATCCTTACTTCCAAAACATCGTTGAGTCATATCAAGGCGCATGGCGTGAAGTTGTAGCGGCTGCTGTAAAACAGGGTGTTCCCGTACCTGGTTTCTCCAGTGCATTGTCTTACTACGACAGCTACCGTACAGAGCGTTTGCCAGCAAACTTGCTGCAAGCACAACGTGACTACTTTGGTGCTCACACGTTCAAACGTGTGGACAAAGAAGGCAGCTTCCACCACAACTGGATGGAGTAG
- a CDS encoding suppressor of fused domain protein: protein MAWEQLSKQEQFSMDIRRTFLLGSYINEWGMPELRTVLSKPNRGIYIEIYYFPPTAHADIARFATVGLSQACRPSGEKVASEWMLALQSNLGGESVERVNSYMADLISHHIENVPDSTVPRVMTPSELAPSRWTVTAFLLDELRGESESLEQIYVGHETIPLLWAIPITSYEANLLLSVGLDEFDAFIESSEHSIIDPCRP, encoded by the coding sequence ATGGCGTGGGAACAGCTTTCAAAGCAAGAACAATTTTCAATGGATATTCGCAGAACCTTTTTGCTGGGGTCTTATATCAATGAATGGGGTATGCCAGAGCTCAGAACCGTTCTTTCGAAGCCGAACCGAGGCATTTATATCGAAATTTATTATTTCCCTCCCACCGCGCATGCAGACATCGCCAGATTCGCAACAGTCGGATTGTCTCAGGCATGTCGTCCATCAGGAGAGAAGGTCGCGTCGGAATGGATGCTCGCGCTGCAATCCAATCTCGGTGGTGAGAGTGTGGAGCGTGTGAACTCCTATATGGCCGATCTAATCTCCCATCACATCGAAAATGTACCGGATTCAACGGTTCCGCGTGTGATGACACCGAGCGAATTAGCACCCTCCCGATGGACCGTAACCGCCTTTCTCCTCGATGAATTGCGAGGCGAAAGCGAATCCCTGGAACAGATATACGTTGGCCATGAAACGATTCCGTTACTATGGGCCATCCCCATCACCTCATATGAAGCCAATCTCTTGTTATCCGTAGGATTGGATGAATTCGATGCCTTCATTGAAAGCTCGGAACACTCTATCATTGACCCTTGTCGTCCCTAA